Proteins from a single region of Haloarchaeobius litoreus:
- a CDS encoding ubiquinol-cytochrome c reductase iron-sulfur subunit, whose translation MYQPLWRDERAELHRRDYAKILATIGGLTAIASLAAPLAGLTEVFERKYTGPVYSDGVALVDSEGEQITEDRLSEGEQLTVFPEPRPGIADAPTLLVRFPESEYGEGTNMEYTVGGYAAYSKVCTHAGCMVADRDGTTLVCPCHSGRFDPLAGARVTGGPPPRRLPQLPITISGDGYLVATGDFTGPVGPGGG comes from the coding sequence ATCTACCAGCCGCTCTGGCGGGACGAGCGCGCCGAACTCCACCGACGCGACTACGCGAAGATACTCGCGACAATCGGCGGCCTGACCGCGATCGCGAGCCTGGCCGCACCCCTCGCTGGCCTCACGGAGGTGTTCGAGCGCAAGTACACGGGGCCGGTCTACTCCGACGGCGTCGCGCTGGTGGACTCGGAGGGCGAGCAGATCACCGAGGACCGCCTCTCGGAGGGCGAACAGCTGACCGTGTTCCCGGAGCCGCGGCCCGGCATCGCCGACGCGCCGACGCTCCTCGTGCGGTTCCCCGAGAGCGAGTACGGCGAGGGGACGAACATGGAGTACACGGTCGGTGGGTACGCCGCGTACTCGAAGGTCTGTACGCACGCGGGCTGCATGGTCGCCGACCGCGACGGGACCACGCTGGTCTGCCCGTGCCACTCCGGGCGGTTCGACCCGCTGGCCGGGGCACGGGTCACCGGCGGCCCGCCGCCGCGCAGGTTGCCACAGCTCCCGATCACCATCTCGGGTGACGGCTACCTCGTCGCCACGGGCGACTTCACCGGGCCGGTCGGCCCGGGGGGTGGCTGA
- the mobA gene encoding molybdenum cofactor guanylyltransferase, which yields MATDGFSAVVLVGGESTRFEDGHKASARLGGRTLLRRVLDAADAASAGPPVLVFRSDEQRRTVLDAAEDVAGDAVGLAGDAEAFQGPLAGLYGALDAVETPWLFLCGCDMPLVSATAIDYLGGRRTGDADAVVPVDSSGRYEPLFAMYRRDALLGVEPSLPRAAGVRVLVDRLGSVESVPVSDAPEHVPLDAATTNVNTRTELERVRN from the coding sequence ATGGCGACTGACGGATTCTCCGCGGTCGTGCTCGTCGGCGGCGAGAGCACGCGGTTCGAGGACGGTCACAAGGCGAGCGCACGGCTCGGCGGGCGGACGCTCCTCCGGCGGGTCCTCGACGCAGCCGATGCGGCCTCTGCAGGACCCCCGGTTCTCGTCTTCCGGAGCGACGAGCAACGCCGGACGGTCCTCGATGCGGCCGAGGACGTGGCTGGCGACGCGGTCGGTCTGGCCGGCGACGCCGAAGCGTTCCAGGGGCCGCTCGCCGGCCTCTACGGCGCACTCGACGCCGTCGAGACGCCGTGGCTGTTCCTCTGTGGCTGCGATATGCCGCTCGTGTCGGCGACGGCCATCGACTACCTCGGTGGGCGACGGACAGGCGACGCCGACGCCGTCGTCCCCGTCGATTCCTCCGGCAGGTACGAACCGCTGTTCGCCATGTACCGTCGTGATGCGCTGCTCGGGGTCGAACCGTCGCTTCCGCGGGCCGCCGGCGTTCGGGTTCTCGTGGACCGCCTCGGCTCCGTCGAGTCGGTACCGGTCTCCGACGCCCCCGAGCACGTCCCCCTCGACGCGGCGACGACGAACGTCAACACGCGAACGGAACTGGAGCGGGTACGGAACTGA
- a CDS encoding molybdopterin-dependent oxidoreductase, which yields MTGQDSSAADGRDRTTADVLVDGETPRSLDALLSTAGVGTVERTLGYDCLSRGLVDATWRGVPVRDLVEAVGLPDETTHLLVESRDGHRGCVPIGTALDGLLALERDGEPLSGPRFLAPQIEGPRAVKDVARLEPVALAPHEDRTAYETTGGATDDGD from the coding sequence ATGACTGGTCAGGACAGCTCGGCAGCCGACGGACGCGACCGGACCACGGCCGACGTGCTGGTCGACGGTGAGACGCCGCGGTCGCTCGACGCGCTCCTGTCGACGGCCGGGGTGGGGACGGTCGAGCGGACGCTCGGCTACGACTGTCTCTCCCGGGGGCTCGTCGACGCGACCTGGCGTGGCGTGCCGGTACGCGACCTCGTCGAGGCCGTCGGGCTGCCGGACGAGACGACACACCTGCTCGTCGAGAGTCGGGACGGCCATCGAGGCTGCGTGCCCATCGGGACCGCACTCGACGGGCTCCTGGCGCTCGAACGCGACGGCGAGCCACTGTCGGGCCCCCGGTTCCTCGCGCCGCAGATCGAGGGCCCGCGTGCCGTGAAGGACGTCGCGCGCCTCGAACCGGTCGCGCTCGCCCCCCACGAGGACAGGACGGCGTACGAGACGACCGGCGGAGCAACGGACGATGGCGACTGA
- a CDS encoding cytochrome b, protein MSRLQRAYEFVDDRLDIEGAQSFLGKAFPAEDSFLLGEVALICFLVLVLTGTFLGFFFEPSTSEVEYEGSIAEYQGEELPEAYVSVLNITYDVPFGMLIRRIHHWAAHLFVASMALHMLRVFFTGAYRNPREPNWLVGTGLAGTSMFAAYTGYALPFDEFASTAVGIGYNVAISVPLIGDMLGQIVFGGEFPSSATIPRFFFLHVFVLPLVIAGLIAVHMAILVRQKHTEDRRDGDVPGRRGVHADGGGEGTAGGGDAARTAIDGVDRDDDSVVVGLPAFPNQAAVSAVVFFLTLATLSLLAGFLPVHNIAEYGPNDPASTPSLIMPDWFLMWGYGFLKLTPSWMSFDLLGIHVSSEFVGGLVLPGLVFGAVAVWPFLDYESEPTHFTADPFERPRQTAVGIAGVVFIMVASIAGMDVIVADLLETNTAAIKPYLTAALLLVPTVAGAVTYLVIDRTGDDGADGHDESTDEAVSDDGGERG, encoded by the coding sequence ATGAGCCGCCTGCAGCGCGCGTACGAGTTCGTCGACGACCGCCTCGACATCGAGGGCGCACAGTCGTTCCTCGGGAAGGCGTTCCCGGCCGAGGACTCGTTCCTGCTCGGCGAGGTGGCGCTCATCTGCTTCCTCGTGCTGGTGCTGACCGGGACCTTCCTCGGCTTCTTCTTCGAGCCGAGCACGTCCGAGGTCGAGTACGAGGGCAGCATCGCGGAGTACCAGGGTGAGGAGCTGCCGGAGGCGTACGTCAGCGTCCTCAACATCACCTACGACGTGCCGTTCGGGATGCTCATCCGGCGCATCCACCACTGGGCCGCGCACCTGTTCGTCGCCTCGATGGCGTTGCACATGTTGCGCGTGTTCTTCACCGGGGCGTACCGCAACCCGCGGGAGCCGAACTGGCTCGTCGGCACCGGGCTCGCCGGCACCTCGATGTTCGCGGCCTACACCGGCTACGCGTTGCCGTTCGACGAGTTCGCCAGCACGGCGGTCGGCATCGGCTACAACGTCGCCATCTCCGTCCCGTTAATCGGGGATATGCTCGGCCAGATCGTCTTCGGCGGGGAGTTCCCGTCCAGCGCGACGATCCCGCGGTTCTTCTTCCTGCACGTGTTCGTGCTGCCGCTGGTCATCGCGGGGCTCATCGCCGTCCACATGGCGATCCTCGTGCGCCAGAAGCACACCGAGGACCGGCGGGACGGCGACGTGCCGGGACGGCGTGGCGTCCACGCCGACGGGGGCGGCGAGGGCACCGCGGGTGGAGGTGATGCCGCGAGGACCGCCATCGACGGCGTCGACCGGGACGACGACAGCGTCGTCGTCGGCCTCCCCGCGTTCCCGAACCAGGCCGCGGTCAGCGCCGTGGTGTTCTTCCTGACGCTGGCGACGCTCTCGCTGCTGGCCGGGTTCCTGCCGGTCCACAACATCGCGGAGTACGGCCCGAACGACCCGGCGTCGACGCCCTCGCTCATCATGCCGGACTGGTTCCTGATGTGGGGCTACGGCTTCCTGAAGCTCACGCCGTCGTGGATGAGCTTCGACCTGCTCGGGATCCACGTCAGCTCGGAGTTCGTCGGCGGGCTGGTCCTCCCGGGCCTCGTGTTCGGCGCGGTCGCCGTCTGGCCGTTCCTCGACTACGAGTCGGAGCCGACGCACTTCACGGCGGACCCGTTCGAACGGCCCCGCCAGACCGCGGTCGGCATCGCCGGCGTCGTGTTCATCATGGTCGCCTCCATCGCGGGTATGGACGTCATCGTCGCGGACCTGCTGGAGACGAACACCGCGGCCATCAAGCCGTACCTCACGGCCGCCCTGCTCCTCGTCCCGACAGTCGCCGGAGCGGTGACCTACCTCGTCATCGACCGGACGGGCGACGACGGGGCGGACGGTCACGACGAATCGACCGACGAGGCAGTTTCGGACGACGGGGGTGAGCGTGGATGA
- a CDS encoding molybdopterin molybdotransferase MoeA codes for MTHGDTVPLPDALDALRERLRPLDRTETVALCDARGRVLAEPVVASRSIPHYRRAAMDGYAVRASDTVGACRDAPATLSLATDVVAQGHAVPVHTGSELPADADAVVRVERTREVGDAVEVLRPVESGKDVAPVGEDVSSGQELFEPGHRLTTSDVALCKGTGVRSARVYERPTVAVVPTGEELVQQDPDPGEVVETNGLTTASFVESWGGAPTYGSVVPDDEAALADAIEDACDHDIVVTTGGSSVGDRDLVPDVVDDLGEVFVHGVDIKPGHPVGLGVVGDTPVVLLPGYPVSCIVTAVQFLRPAVRDIGRLPTPPFPTVEGELVATIESEAGTRRFARVTVDDGPDGARVRETDDSGAGVLSSVALTDGWVVVPEDVVRLDPGTSVTVHRWEHAL; via the coding sequence GTGACCCACGGCGACACGGTGCCGTTGCCGGACGCGCTCGATGCGCTCCGCGAGCGACTCCGGCCGCTCGACAGAACCGAGACGGTGGCCCTGTGCGACGCCAGGGGTCGCGTCCTCGCCGAGCCCGTCGTCGCGTCTCGCAGCATCCCGCACTACCGACGCGCGGCGATGGACGGCTACGCGGTGCGAGCGTCGGACACGGTCGGGGCGTGCCGCGACGCCCCTGCGACGCTTTCGCTGGCCACGGACGTCGTCGCCCAGGGACACGCGGTGCCCGTTCACACGGGCAGCGAACTCCCGGCCGACGCAGACGCCGTCGTCAGGGTCGAGCGCACGCGCGAGGTCGGTGATGCCGTCGAGGTGCTCCGGCCCGTCGAGTCCGGCAAGGACGTCGCGCCGGTCGGCGAGGACGTATCCAGTGGGCAGGAGCTGTTCGAACCAGGACACCGGCTGACCACCTCCGACGTGGCGCTGTGCAAGGGGACCGGCGTCCGCTCGGCGAGGGTCTACGAACGACCCACCGTCGCGGTCGTGCCGACCGGCGAGGAGCTCGTCCAGCAGGACCCCGACCCGGGGGAGGTCGTCGAGACCAACGGGCTGACCACGGCTTCGTTCGTGGAGTCCTGGGGCGGTGCCCCGACCTATGGCTCCGTCGTGCCCGACGACGAGGCCGCGCTCGCGGACGCGATCGAGGATGCCTGCGACCACGACATCGTCGTCACGACCGGTGGTTCGTCCGTGGGCGACCGGGACCTCGTCCCCGACGTCGTCGACGACCTCGGGGAGGTGTTCGTCCACGGGGTCGACATCAAGCCCGGCCACCCGGTCGGACTCGGTGTCGTCGGCGATACGCCCGTCGTCTTGCTCCCCGGCTACCCGGTCTCCTGTATCGTCACCGCCGTCCAGTTCCTGCGCCCCGCGGTGCGGGACATCGGACGGCTCCCGACGCCGCCGTTCCCGACGGTCGAGGGCGAGCTCGTGGCGACCATCGAGTCCGAGGCGGGCACCCGACGGTTCGCCCGGGTCACCGTCGACGACGGGCCGGACGGTGCCAGGGTCCGGGAGACCGACGACAGCGGTGCCGGCGTCCTGTCGAGTGTCGCCCTCACCGACGGCTGGGTCGTCGTGCCCGAGGACGTCGTCCGTCTCGACCCCGGGACCAGCGTCACCGTACACCGATGGGAGCACGCGCTGTAG
- a CDS encoding 4Fe-4S dicluster domain-containing protein has product MSQSDEGDTVDLAEGIDHQVAMVMDLNKCIGCQTCTIACKTNWTEGGGREYMYWNNVETKPGPGYPKDWEDMGGGWNESGEERTPGELPDEEEYGTPWDFNHEEIMYEGSDEPLRPMSDAASWGPNWEEDEGAGEYPNSYYFYLPRICNHCTHPSCVEACPRSALYKREEDGIVLVDQDRCRGYRYCVEGCPYKKVYYNAMKKTSEKCIFCYPRIEGEGPDGEVRPPSCAADCPPQLRLVGYLDDEEGPIHKLVNEYEVAVRLHPEYRTEPNVYYIPPFAPPQHSERGESLDAERIPRNYLEELFGPKVNEALNTIERERNKVERGEESEVMEMLTTEDTADQYRLEVFDDAEE; this is encoded by the coding sequence ATGAGCCAGTCCGACGAGGGGGACACGGTCGACCTCGCGGAGGGCATCGACCACCAGGTCGCGATGGTGATGGACCTGAACAAATGCATCGGCTGTCAGACCTGCACCATCGCCTGCAAGACGAACTGGACCGAGGGCGGCGGCCGCGAGTACATGTACTGGAACAACGTCGAGACCAAACCCGGTCCCGGCTACCCGAAGGACTGGGAGGACATGGGCGGCGGCTGGAACGAGTCCGGCGAGGAGCGAACCCCGGGCGAGCTACCCGACGAGGAGGAGTACGGGACGCCGTGGGACTTCAACCACGAGGAGATCATGTACGAGGGCAGCGACGAGCCGCTGCGGCCGATGAGCGATGCCGCCTCCTGGGGACCGAACTGGGAGGAGGACGAGGGGGCCGGCGAGTACCCCAACTCGTACTACTTCTACCTCCCGCGCATCTGCAACCACTGCACGCACCCGTCCTGTGTGGAGGCCTGCCCGCGTTCCGCGCTGTACAAGCGCGAGGAGGACGGCATCGTCCTGGTCGACCAGGACCGCTGTCGCGGCTACCGCTACTGCGTCGAGGGCTGTCCGTACAAGAAGGTGTACTACAACGCGATGAAGAAGACCTCGGAGAAGTGCATCTTCTGCTACCCGCGCATCGAGGGCGAGGGGCCCGACGGCGAGGTCAGACCTCCGTCGTGTGCCGCCGACTGCCCGCCACAGCTCCGGCTCGTCGGCTACCTCGACGACGAGGAGGGTCCCATCCACAAGCTCGTCAACGAGTACGAGGTGGCGGTCCGGCTCCACCCGGAGTACCGGACCGAGCCGAACGTCTACTACATCCCGCCGTTCGCGCCACCGCAACACTCCGAGCGTGGCGAGTCGCTCGACGCCGAGCGCATCCCCCGGAACTACCTGGAGGAGCTGTTCGGCCCGAAGGTGAACGAGGCGCTGAACACCATCGAGCGCGAGCGGAACAAGGTCGAACGGGGCGAGGAGAGCGAGGTGATGGAGATGCTGACGACGGAGGACACGGCCGACCAGTACAGACTGGAGGTGTTCGACGATGCGGAGGAGTGA
- a CDS encoding molybdopterin-dependent oxidoreductase yields the protein MSDQRETHDSTDDGLDLARRDFLKGIGATATVAGSASVLGDDLLGMDGLEVVDDPIGSYPYRDWEDLYREEWDWDSTARSTHSVNCTGSCSWEVFVRNGQVWRESQAGDYPQFDEDSPDPNPRGCQKGACYSDYVNADHRVLHPLRRTGERGEGMWERISWDEALTEIAEEVIDAVQDEEYDAISAFTPIPAMSPVSYCSGSRLTSLLGGVGHSFYDWYSDLPPGQPITWGTQTDNAESADWYHADYIIAWGSNINVTRIPDAKYFLEAAYNGTKRVGVFTDYSQTAIHCDEWIGPDPGSDTALALGMARTIVDAGLYDEAHLKEQTDMPLLVREDTGKFLRASEVPGVDVDVERADHVFVMADAEGELRVAPGSLGARDGQHDETASIELDFDPQLAVDRTVSTADGSVAVRSVWNRLREELSTYTPEFVTEETGVGRETHQEIAREFAEADRGKIIHGKGVNDWYHNDLGNRAIQLLVTLTGHIGRQGTGLDHYVGQEKIWTYEGWSKLNSPVPSRSVPTTLWTYYHCDVLDNADAETTRRVQEAIDNDWMPLYPSEREDGSRPDPRIMFIWRGNYFNQAKGNVAVEEQLWPKLDLVVDVNFRMDSSAMYSDIVLPSASHYEKYDLSMTDMHSYVHPFTPAVEPLGESKTDWQIFRELAAKIQELARERDDVVPVQDRQFDREIDLESVHEDFVRDWESDEEGRLADDREACEFILENSTETNPPDSDAQITFDDIDGTDEDNPERVRAVGDHWTSDLEEGEPYTPWKRYVQEKNPWPTFTGRQQYYIDHDWFLELDEELPTHKRAPTLQDRAEYPLNYNTPHGRWSIHSTWRDNEKMLRLQRGEPVVHLNPDDMDARDIEDGDTVRIYNDLGSVEVQAKQYPSGEPGTARMYFAWERFQFPGRGNFNSLVPLYMKPTQLVQYPEDTGEHLYFRPNYWGPTGVNSDVRVEVEPVDESDGSGGGGDE from the coding sequence ATGAGTGACCAACGAGAGACGCACGACAGCACCGACGACGGCCTCGACCTGGCCCGTCGTGACTTCCTGAAGGGAATCGGCGCGACGGCCACCGTCGCGGGCTCGGCCAGCGTCCTGGGCGACGACCTGCTCGGGATGGACGGCCTGGAGGTCGTCGACGACCCCATCGGCTCCTACCCCTACCGCGACTGGGAGGACCTCTACCGCGAGGAGTGGGACTGGGACTCCACGGCACGGAGCACCCACAGCGTGAACTGCACCGGAAGCTGCTCCTGGGAGGTGTTCGTCCGCAACGGCCAGGTGTGGCGGGAGTCGCAGGCGGGCGACTACCCGCAGTTCGACGAGGACTCTCCGGACCCGAACCCGCGTGGCTGTCAGAAGGGTGCGTGCTACTCCGACTACGTGAACGCAGACCATCGCGTTCTCCACCCGCTCCGTCGGACCGGCGAGCGCGGGGAGGGCATGTGGGAGCGGATCTCCTGGGACGAGGCCCTGACAGAGATCGCCGAGGAGGTCATCGATGCCGTACAGGACGAGGAGTACGACGCGATCAGCGCGTTCACGCCGATCCCCGCGATGTCGCCGGTGTCGTACTGCAGTGGCAGCCGGTTGACGAGCCTGCTCGGCGGCGTCGGTCACTCCTTCTACGACTGGTACTCCGACCTCCCACCGGGACAACCCATCACGTGGGGGACCCAGACCGACAACGCCGAGAGCGCCGACTGGTACCACGCCGACTACATCATCGCGTGGGGGTCCAACATCAACGTCACGCGAATCCCGGACGCGAAGTACTTCCTGGAGGCGGCCTACAACGGCACGAAGCGGGTCGGCGTGTTCACGGACTACTCGCAGACGGCAATCCACTGCGACGAGTGGATCGGACCGGACCCCGGTAGCGACACGGCGCTGGCACTCGGGATGGCCCGAACGATCGTAGACGCGGGGCTGTACGACGAGGCGCATCTGAAAGAACAGACCGACATGCCGCTTCTCGTCCGCGAGGACACCGGAAAGTTCCTGCGTGCGAGCGAGGTTCCCGGTGTCGACGTCGACGTCGAAAGGGCGGACCACGTGTTCGTAATGGCGGACGCCGAGGGTGAGCTGCGCGTCGCCCCAGGATCACTCGGGGCTCGCGACGGCCAACACGACGAGACCGCGAGCATCGAACTCGACTTCGATCCGCAACTCGCCGTCGACCGCACGGTCTCGACGGCAGACGGGTCGGTCGCCGTCCGGTCAGTGTGGAACCGACTCCGCGAGGAGCTCTCGACGTACACGCCCGAGTTCGTCACCGAAGAGACCGGCGTTGGGCGTGAGACCCACCAGGAGATCGCCCGGGAGTTCGCCGAAGCCGACCGGGGGAAGATCATCCACGGCAAGGGCGTCAACGACTGGTACCACAACGACCTCGGCAACCGCGCGATTCAACTGCTGGTGACGCTGACTGGTCACATCGGCAGGCAGGGGACGGGGCTCGACCACTACGTCGGCCAGGAGAAGATCTGGACGTACGAGGGGTGGAGCAAGCTCAACTCCCCCGTCCCGAGCCGCAGCGTGCCGACGACGCTGTGGACGTACTACCACTGCGACGTGCTGGACAACGCGGACGCCGAGACCACACGTCGTGTACAGGAGGCCATCGACAACGACTGGATGCCCCTGTACCCGTCCGAGCGTGAGGACGGCTCGCGGCCCGACCCGCGGATCATGTTCATCTGGCGGGGGAACTACTTCAACCAGGCCAAGGGCAACGTCGCTGTCGAGGAACAGCTCTGGCCGAAGCTCGACCTCGTCGTCGACGTCAACTTCCGGATGGACTCCTCGGCGATGTACTCGGATATCGTCCTCCCGTCGGCCAGTCACTACGAGAAGTACGACCTCTCGATGACGGACATGCACAGCTACGTGCATCCGTTCACCCCCGCGGTCGAACCGCTCGGGGAGTCAAAGACCGACTGGCAGATATTCCGCGAGCTCGCGGCGAAGATCCAGGAGCTGGCCCGGGAACGAGACGACGTAGTCCCGGTTCAGGACCGGCAGTTCGACCGGGAGATCGACCTCGAATCGGTCCACGAGGACTTCGTCCGCGACTGGGAGTCCGACGAGGAGGGGCGTCTCGCCGACGACCGGGAGGCCTGCGAGTTCATCCTCGAGAACTCCACGGAGACGAACCCACCGGACAGCGACGCCCAGATCACGTTCGACGACATCGACGGGACCGACGAGGACAACCCGGAACGGGTCCGAGCCGTCGGGGACCACTGGACCTCCGACCTGGAGGAGGGTGAGCCGTACACGCCCTGGAAGCGGTACGTCCAGGAGAAGAACCCGTGGCCGACGTTCACCGGGCGTCAGCAGTACTACATCGACCACGACTGGTTCCTCGAACTCGACGAGGAACTGCCGACCCACAAGCGCGCGCCGACCCTGCAGGACAGAGCCGAGTATCCACTGAACTACAATACGCCCCACGGCCGGTGGTCGATCCACTCGACGTGGCGCGACAACGAGAAGATGCTCCGGCTCCAGCGGGGTGAGCCAGTCGTGCACCTCAACCCGGACGATATGGACGCACGGGACATCGAGGACGGTGACACAGTCCGCATCTACAACGACCTCGGCAGCGTCGAGGTCCAGGCGAAGCAGTATCCGAGCGGCGAACCGGGTACCGCCCGGATGTACTTCGCGTGGGAGCGGTTCCAGTTCCCCGGTCGAGGGAACTTCAACTCGCTCGTCCCGCTGTACATGAAGCCGACCCAACTCGTCCAGTACCCCGAGGATACCGGCGAGCACCTGTACTTCCGGCCGAACTACTGGGGGCCAACGGGCGTCAACAGCGACGTCCGCGTCGAAGTCGAACCAGTCGACGAGAGCGATGGGTCCGGTGGAGGTGGTGACGAATGA